The Candida dubliniensis CD36 chromosome 2, complete sequence genome contains a region encoding:
- a CDS encoding cytochrome b5, putative (Similar to S. cerevisiae CYB5): MPSIHQEIPPLPTSISPSSPSIIDKISSVTNDNNHTKPYQIYTLDQVKIHDKPNDLWMILYNKVYDITNFTSIHPGDVEVLLDCGGADATEAFEDVGHSDFAFQMLKPYLIGELQLSDQKKYESKLLSARKIDVTSDNNINTISNLQTGEKDNMKNNAISTNVSIAGKHDNTKKTNNNLNSNDNITTNSIHGVGITKSKKKRRNYSKQNKTREHIRMLSLGILALVSLVLFLYIQRFRWLHM, from the coding sequence ATGCCCTCAATACATCAAGAAATACCACCATTGCCGACCTCAATTTCGCCGTCGTCACCATCAATAATAGACAAAATATCATCAGTTACCAATGACAACAATCACACTAAGCCTTATCAGATATATACTTTAGACCAAGTCAAGATCCATGATAAACCTAATGACTTATGGATGATATTATATAACAAAGTGTACGATATAACTAATTTCACTTCGATCCACCCAGGTGATGTTGAAGTGTTACTTGATTGTGGAGGTGCTGATGCAACTGAAGCATTTGAGGACGTTGGGCATTCAGATTTTGCATTTCAAATGTTGAAACCTTATTTAATAGGGGAATTGCAATTACTggatcaaaaaaaatacgAAAGCAAATTATTATCTGCACGGAAAATTGACGTCACTtcagataataatataaacaCCATTAGTAATTTACAAACTGGGGAAAAGGATAATATGAAGAACAATGCTATTTCCACTAATGTCAGCATCGCTGGAAAACACGACAATACtaaaaaaaccaataataatctcAACAGCAATGACAATATCACCACTAATAGTATACATGGGGTTGGGATCACCAAAagtaaaaagaaaaggcGAAACTATAGTAAACAAAACAAGACTAGAGAACATATTAGAATGCTTTCCCTTGGTATATTGGCACTTGTTTCCTTGGTAttgtttttatatattcaaCGGTTTAGATGGTTACATATGTGA